TTAAATTTTTTTTTATTAACATTATAATAACCTAAAAATATAATTTTTAATATATATTAATATATTAAAAACTAAAATAATTAAATATAACTTAATTTAATATATAAAATAAATATGTTGAAAAAATTTAATTTTTAAAATAAAAAATTTTAATAAAATTATTCTTTTACAATATTTTTTAATGAAAAATCTCTTACACGAAATTTTAATAAAAATAGTATAAATATATACAATAAAAAAACTAATAAACAAATACTTGATAAACAAAAAATACGTATTTTAAAAGGAGATAAAATTAACCATTTTTCAGAAATTATTTTTGAAATAAATAATAACATTATACTTAAAAAAAGTGTAATTATAGTAATACGAAAAAAAAAATTTAACCATCCTACTTCTGGTTTATATATATTTTTTTTAATTAATGTATTAAATAATAAAATAACATTTAAAAATGCTGCAAAACATATAGATATAGAAAATCCTATATGATGTAAAAAAAATATAAATATAGGACTAATTATTTGGGTAATAATTAAAACAAATATAGCAATTTTAACAGGAGTTTTTACATCTTGTCTTGCATAAAATCCTATTGATAATACTTTAGCTATTATTAAAAAAATTAATCCTAGTGAATATATAATAATATTTTTTTGTGTCATTAAAACATCAAAATATGTAAATTCTCCATATTGAAATAAAGCAATTAATAATGGTTTAGATAAAAAACCTAAAATTAATGAACTAGGAATTATTAATAAAAAACATAAACGTAATCCTATATCCATTAATTTATTATATTCTTTTTCTTTATTTTGTGTAAAAGCATCAGTTAATGCAGGTAATAATACTATAGTTAATGCTATTCCAAACATACTTATAGGTAATTCCATTAAACGGTCTGCATAATAAATCCAAGTAATAGATCCTGTGATTAAAAAAGAAGAAAAAGCAGAATTAATTAATAAAGATACTTGTACAGCAGTAACTCCAATAATAGCGGTACCCATTTTTTTTAAAACTCTTAATACACCTGAATCAAAAGTCTTAAAATTAGGTAATATTAACATATTTAATTTTTTTAAATAAAT
Above is a genomic segment from Enterobacteriaceae endosymbiont of Donacia dentata containing:
- the murJ gene encoding murein biosynthesis integral membrane protein MurJ, coding for MNLLKSLTTVSIITLFSRLLGFIRDSLIAKVFGAGIYSDSFFIAFKLPNLLRRIFAEGAFSQAFTPILAEYKNKRSKKDTKNFIASTLGMLIIILSIIIFFGIIFSSLIISIIAPGFVNTDFKLKLTSKILKMTFPYILFISLSSLASSILNIWKNFFVPAFTPVLLNLSMILLIIIFPKILQPPILILVWAVIIGGLLQIFYQLIYLKKLNMLILPNFKTFDSGVLRVLKKMGTAIIGVTAVQVSLLINSAFSSFLITGSITWIYYADRLMELPISMFGIALTIVLLPALTDAFTQNKEKEYNKLMDIGLRLCFLLIIPSSLILGFLSKPLLIALFQYGEFTYFDVLMTQKNIIIYSLGLIFLIIAKVLSIGFYARQDVKTPVKIAIFVLIITQIISPIFIFFLHHIGFSISICFAAFLNVILLFNTLIKKNIYKPEVGWLNFFFRITIITLFLSIMLLFISKIISEKWLILSPFKIRIFCLSSICLLVFLLYIFILFLLKFRVRDFSLKNIVKE